In Rhodamnia argentea isolate NSW1041297 chromosome 1, ASM2092103v1, whole genome shotgun sequence, the genomic window GTCGGCTAGGAATTGGGTTGAAAGGCTCGGTCAACCCAAAAGATCCGAGAGTCGGCTAGAAAATGGGGTGAAAACTTGGCAATGAAAACAATTCGAAAGTCGGCTAGGAATTGGATTGAAAGGCTCGGTCAACCCGGAAGATCCGAGAGTCGGCTAGAAAATGGGGTGAAAACTTGGCGATGAAAAAAATCCGAAAGTCGGCTaggaaagaagtaaaagaaaacttttggattttttattttccttgttCTTCTATTGATGTACATGATGAGTTTAAATAGATACATAATCACAGACAAAGACGGAAGTGATTTctcaaatcaaggaaagaataattcCTCAAATCAAGGAAATAATTCTAAATACAAACATtttaaattgaggaaaatatcatcaaaattgatTTCATGACGATATGTTATCAATCTCAGCAAATTATtactttattgaaaatgcttctTGTGCTTACTTTGGCTGGGTAGTTTGGTTGACGAGTTCGGGAATATTAGGAACTTCTAGATTGAATTACTTTGGGATGAGAGTAATATTAATGTCAAGCACTAATATTTGGtgagaggagagaaaaaagTGGCCAATTTAAGTCATGCTCTAGTTCTTCATACTGATAATTTCCAACAATGTAAGCTAACAGTAATATTCGAGATGTCATAACATTTCACAGAAGACGGACAAGAATAGAACGATTCTGAATGATCCAAAGCACAAATTTTGGTACAGAACAGACCACAGAGTTTAATCGAAAATCACCCCCGTAACAGAAAATTGTTAACTTGGTTGGCTGATAGTAATCAAGTATCGATCGATGGCCTTTTCCATTTAGTTGAACTCGACCCGTTGCTTTGTTTGCTGCATCTGTTTGAGGGAGAGGAGGGAAAATAAAAGCCACCTACTAGCAGATGCTAGCTAATGTATCCTGAGGTCTATTTCAAGATTCACCCTTCAGGGATTTATCAGTTGTGATGCAAGATGCAGTGATTATTGAGGATTAGCTCGAAAGTTTTCCGGTATCTATTTTCGGATCTTGCAGGTAAACGAGAAAGGCGAAAACCCATTATGGAAAGTGGTTGGGTATCAAGTAGACGAGGAGGAGGGACATGAAAATGGAAGTCCACTTGAGATGGGAATCATAGGAACCATTTACTCTACAGATCCAGAGCTGCTCCAATCTCTCAAGCGATAAGGCCTGGAAGTCACACAGGATCCAGAAAACAAGATTTACAGAATCAAGTGCCATGTCGTAATCGCGGGCTCCGGCTGTGGCGGCATGGTTACGGCAGCTGTCCTGGCGGTTCCAGTTACAAGGTAGTGGTTCTAGAGAAAGGGAACTACTACACCCACAAGGACTACTCTTCCCTGGAAGGGCCCTTCCACGGTCCAGCTACATGAATCAGAAGGCATACTAGCAACTCCCATTGGGAACATGCTGATTCTAGCGTGGTCCACAGTCGGAGGCGGATCTGCCGTCAATTGGTCTGCATCCATCAGGACGCCCGACGCCGTCCTCTAAGATTGGGCTGAGAAGCACGGTATCAAGTTCTTTGGGAGCAAAGAATATGCCTCTGCCATGGACATTGTGTGCAAAAGGATTGAAGTGACAGATCAATGCGTGGAAGAGGGCTTTCAGAATAAGGTCCTTCTAGAGGGATGTGAGAAGCTCGGTGAGATCAATGCGGCGCCACGGAATCCCTCGGAGGGCCACTTTTGCGGCTCTTGTGGGTACGGCTGCAGGTGGGGAGACGAGCGAGGCACCGACAGTACCTGGCTGGTGGATGCTGTGAATCGCAGCGCAGTGATCCTATCAGGATGCAAAGCAATGGCCTGGGGGCAATTCCCTCTGGACTCGAGCTTGCATCTCAGCAGCAGATCCTACCAGGATGGGATAATCACGTTGGTCCACAAGGTCTTCGCAtggaaattcaaattcaaatgtgCAGGCCATCATTGAGACCCCTTCACTTAGGCCCGTGGCATTTGCAGCGGTGTTCCCTTGGGAATCGGGCCTCGACATAAAGGACCGGATGAGCAAGACGCAAGGACCGCTCACTTCACCACGATAGTCCGGGACATGGAGCATAGGAAAGTGACAAGGGAGGGAAGGATAAGCTATAAGCTCAAGTCAGTGGACAAGGAGAATCTCAAGGCTGGCCTGTGCAATCACACAGGATCTTGATTGCCCGCGGTGGCAGATGAGGTGGGGAGCGACCGGAGCAACGGCCTCAGGATGAAGTGCAGGGGCAGGACTGCCAGTGCGGACCAAGTGGAGGAGTTTTTGGGCAGAGTAAGTGTAAAGGATGGGCCATTGGCCATAGGTGAGAAGTGGGAATGTGCCCTTTTGCCCATCAGATGGGGAGTTGCAGGATGGAAATCAACGAGGAGGAAGGTGCAGTGGATGAGAAAGGGTAGAGTTGGGAAGCTGAGGGTCTGTTCGTGTGCACACCGCCATCGGTGTCAACCGATGACCACCCAAGAGAATAGCTGAGGATTTGTCGGCGTGGGGATTGCTGAGATCGCCCAAGTCGAGGAGCAACAATTCGATGAATGGCAAGTGAGTTTTGGACAGCCCCGATGTACAAACAATTGTTTTGTTGTATAATTTGTTAAGCTCACATATAAGTGCCCAAGTGTTGCAGACAACTTAAGGTGTCATAGGAGTCCAATAAAGAAGACGAGTATAGAACCCGAATTACGGATCGACTTTACGAGATTCTATGTGGATTTATTAGATATATGACACTCAATGTGAAATTGTAGGATGGTCTGGCAAGATCAAGTGATTTTCTATTCACTCCTACTTGttgttctccttctttcttggaACTGCTTTATGCGTCAGGAAAACATCTCATGAACTCAATGTCACCATCCTAAAATCTTTGATCTCTCGCCTAgccattttctttaaaaagcaTCGATTACTTCTTTTTCTCGGTCTAGGTCTGGATCTTGATCTCCATCAAAAGCTAAGGAACCGGTCCGCGTTCTCGTCCAGCATCATCTAGCTATCGAAATCATCTGGGAGCACCAAACGCATACACGCATAATTTTCATCTCATACTTGCCAAACTCGACCCTCAATGTTTGATCTCTCAATTCactattttctttaaaaagctTCGACTACTTCTTTTTCTCGATCTCCATCAATAGCCAAGGAACTAACGTGTTCCCGTTATTATTGCGCTGGTATTGTCCGAtttagatcttttttttttcctttttttattgctttcaaCTTCCTTTAATGTATAATGTTTGGTTGACATCCAAATAATCATCCGATTGTAATTAAATTTGATGAATACATACAAAAGAGTTCTGAACGAGACAATTCACATTAAATGTTGAACATCCTAAATCTAAAGGATTAAAATATTTGGAGACATTCTAAAATTTCGTCACAAGtaggataaatttttttctttccacggAAATTCATAAAGAAAAATGGTAGTTCGGTTATCTTCATACTAAAATAAACGTGCTCTTGGTGTATAAAATCATATTTATGGTACATATGTTCAAAAGTTATTATGGTAACTCTCCTAATCAAGTCAAGTCTCTCAActaaaggactaaattgatatagtAATCGAGTAAGAAGGTCCAAttggaataggaaaaaaaagctaaaaggaGCACAATGGAGAAATTAAACCACTTTTTTAGCCAATAGACCCTGGAGGAAAATTAGCGgacttgacaaaaaaaaatagagtacttggaaaaacaaagaatacCCGTTACCATACAATGTATCAACTCGGAATCGAACTGAAAATTTCGAGTATTGATTCGAATAATGGGAAAAACCGCCTTACTTTTTATCAATTCGGGTCAATCGGAACTAAGCCGAACTGCCCAAACACATTTCCCTACCCTTAATTCTTGAGTTCACAATCTCAAACCCTAAATTCATCTCAGAAATTATCTGCTTCGTTAATGTGCCATCAATTGAGAAGCCCTAAGTAAGTATATCccattccctctctctttctctctttggtCTCTTCGGGGGTGGTGGTGGGACCACTTCTTGCTGATGATGGTTAATTGACTAATGATTCTCACGCTACACTATGATGCTCttgaaaataaatcaatttccCTTCtaaggttttttcttttattgttttttcagTTTTACCTTTTCCCCTGATTTAGTTCATTGTTTGTAAAAGGCGGACATGAGCTCAGTTCATGAGTACAGTGTTTCTATTGTTATGAAGAGACATAAAGATATAGGTAAAGACTTCTAACTCAAATGGGTCATACGTTTGAtatttccaaataaaaaaaatcgcaaaTCCGAGATCCAAACCAAACTGCATTTTCGTTTCGAATCAATATTCGGATTTCGATTTGGTTCGGACCAAGTAGGCAAACATTTAATAAAGTTCGATTCGATTAAGATATCTTGAAAATTCGACCAGAACCGAACCGACCTAGCTAATTATCGTCGAGACATCAACTTGACTCGGACCACTCCGCCAGCAGCTTTACACGTCGTCGTTCCACAGCTTCACGACATAACGAAATGACAGTAATACCACCGGCGTCGTCTACCCGTCAACATCATCTCGGAAGCATCACTCTTCACGCTGATAAATATTATCCCAAATATCTCGTGGCCACTCTCTGTCTCTCGTCTCTCAGtccaccatctcctttgaaaagcttccttttcttctcGCTCCGTCTAGATCCGATTCCGCCAATGGCCAAGGAACCCGTTCGCGTTCTCGTCACCGGTGCCGCAGGTATTGTCGGATCCAGATCTGCTATTTCTTAATGTCTTGATCCTTGCTTTGATTGCTtcgttgttgttttttttttttttttgcctttcggAGGATTTAAGAAACTGAATCTGTGTCGTGGATCGTTTGACGCGGCAATCTGTATTTGATCTGTTTGATTGTGGTCGAATGCGTGGTTTCTCGAGACATGGCTGTTTGTGCGTTCTGTGAAATTTGTTACTGTTAGAAGGACTTGTGTGCTTTCCCTTTGGTTTCATTTCACTTCTGAAGCAAGATTTGACTTTGGTAGAGTGGATCCTAGTGAATTTTTTCTGGACTGTTTTAGTTTTATGTGCTAAAAGTGAATACTTTGATCTGCGAAAGCAAAAGCAAGTGGAATTAGTATTATGCTTATGAAAGCAGCTGCACctattcatttttcttgacaTCGCCAATAGAATAAGCTGGGTGCTCTGTTGGAAAAATATGGTCTTTTGGTGTCCTTCACTTCATTCATGCTGTAATTGCCGCATATTTCCATTCACTTGTCAACTATGATATGTGGTTTACACCTTGAGAACCAGAAGTTGTCTGATTCTATCTAGTAGACATTTTCATTTCTCAGATGTATAAACATAAGATACCTTCTTTGACCTCGTAGGGCAAATTGGATATGCCCTCGTTCCTATGATCGCTAGGGGAGTGATGTTGGGTCCTGACCAGCCTGTGATTTTGCACATGCTTGATATCCCACCTGCTGCGGAGGCTCTAAATGGTGTTAAGATGGAATTGGTCGATGCTGCATTCCCTCTCCTTAAAGGTTTGTGTATATTCTCAGTTACTTCTTGTATTAGATTTGGTAATTACCATATAGTATTTGATGATGACTCCATATGCTAAAATAATCTAATGTGGCACTTGAATCAGGTGTGGTTGCAACAACCGATGTTGTTGAGGCTTGCACAGGTGTTAGTGTTGCAATCATGGTCGGTGGCTTCCCAAGGAAAGAGGGCATGGAAAGAAAGGATGTGATGACAAAAAATGTTTCAATCTACAAGTCGCAGGCTTCTGCTTTAGAAAAGCATGCAGCCGCCAATTGCAAGGTAAATGTTTTTATGAAGGAAGGTGTGAGCTGGAGGCTAGATGCAAGGAGACATAAATTAATAAAAGCAATTCCTAAAATAATAAGACCCTGATTGCTAACTGTCAGAGTTCCAAAAATGTGTATTTGATCTGGAAACTTGGTatgttttcatttcctttttttctgatTGACTAGGTAACATGCTAGTTCTTGTGAAATCTTTCGATTTCCTCCGCATTAAAATTTGGTTGACTAATTGGTAAATAGATTTAACACTGATGTCAATTTGTTGAGATGATTGCTAAATCAATGATATTTTAGTTTTCATCTTTGGGCATAGTAAATATGGCAGTCGGGTATTCTTAACAGTGTGAGTGATGGCAATGTAGATGCCACCACATTGCTAACATATTGGTATTTGATATTCTTGTGTGAGTGATGAAGCATTATACATGCCATAACATTGCTAAATTATTGACATTATATTATTTGagtcccttttttcttttagtgtGTACTTGTGTTTTCTAAAACTTAAGTTTATCATGTGCGAGTATTTGGATTTGATCTTTTATCAAGTGTTTCCACAAGAGTTATTTTTATCTAAGGGTGGTTTGTTAATTACGTAATtactttatcttctttttcttttgtaggttGTGGTCGTTGCGAATCCTGCAAATACAAATGCATTGATTCTGAAGGAATATGCACCATCCATCCCTGAGAAAAATATTACCTGTCTAACTAGATTGGATCATAATAGGGCATTGGGTCAGATTGCTGAGAGATTGAAGGTTCAAGTTTCTGAAGTGAAAAATGCCATTATATGGGGAAATCACTCGTCAACTCAGTATCCTGATGTCAACCATGCGACTGTTAATACCCCATCCGGTGAAAAACCTGTTCGTGAACTCATTAAGGATGATGCATGGTGAGAGAAATTGTTTTTTGAGTTTTATTGTTAACCGGTTTAGTTGGTATTATAGTGCGAGTCTTTCTGAAtttgttgaaaaaatattatttgctgAAGGTTGAATGGAGAATTCATTGCTACAGTCCAACAACGTGGTGCTGCAATTATTAAAGCTAGGAAGCTTTCAAGTGCACTTTCTGCTGCTAGTGGTGCTTGCGACCACATTCGTGACTGGGTTCTTGGAACTCCAGAGGTAATGGtgcctttttccctttcttttcaccCGATCTTGTTCAACTATTACTTCGggttggattttctaaattatttttcttttggactACACTTTTTCTTAGGGAACATGGGTTTCAATGGGGGTGTATTCCGATGGCTCTTACAATGTGCCTGCTGGCCTCATCTATTCGTTTCCAGTAACTTGTTGCAATGGAGAATGGACCATCGTAAAAGGTATAGAACATCGTAATTTTCTGTTAGAAATAGTTACAATATTAATCATTTGCACTTTTTTGCCAGCAAATTCTATCAAAAAATTGCTGTTAGTCtgaaatatttatcttgcatttcGTCTTTCATACGTCCTCTTGCATTGCAATATGACATGGGACTATTCATTGAAACTATTTCTTGAAATCTGTCTTTGGTTCTTGTGTTATTACCATGACCATGTTATGTCGTGGCCGTGATATAGGTCTCCCAATCGATGAATTCTCGCGGAAGAAGATGGATGCGACAGCAGAGGAACTGACTGAGGAAAAAGCACTTGCATACTCTTGCCTCTCTTGAATGCCATCTTTGGCCGTCTAGCATCTTACAGTTTTGAATAATGCTGTTCTGTTATCATGATTTAGAATGTTACAGCGACAGGAGAGCAGCTTCAATGGATTTCTATGTTTTCTTTTGGCCACCGGAAAGGTACTCTTCCTTATTGAGGGATCCGTAAAAGAATTGTTGGTGTGTTTACTATTGATCTATGAGATCTTCTATGCTTATTCTATGCTTATCCGATGCATGAGTTTATTAGTTGGTATTTGGCTTGGTTTTggttttagaacttttttctgtttttgtttacGACTATCGGGATGATTGTCGTACATGTCATACGCTTATCATAGGGTGCAACTTTATCAACTTCTACTATACGCCTATTATGTGGAATGACTTTACAATATGAAGTCATACCTGCTGTAAATTTGCAAAACTGGTCATGTCTCGTCCACAGCCACCTGTAGATTTATCTGGCTAGGGAACCACTTTCGCTGAGCTGCAGACTTATTTGCACATCACCAGGATGTTTCCAAACTTCGGATGACACTGATGCTTCCTGGTCACTTTGGAAGGATGGAGCACAGGGCAAGGATTTGCCACTACACAAGCATACCAAGTTTTCAACGATGCCCAAGTGATGTTAGAATGCTTCCAACAATTTTGCTTACCAAAACCTATGATTAAGACATTAGCGCGAGGCCTCTTAAATATAGGGACGCGGTCACAAGTGTCCAGCTCATGTTTATACTTACGGATACAGTCACATGGATACGGTAAGACAGGTATAAGTGCATGGCGATTATGACGTTTCTCTGGACTGATCTCTGAAGTTCTCAGCTGTTGCCATCTACTATGGAAACTATATAGCAATCCCATTGTAATGTCCAACAGTCACATTGGTGCTCATGGATATGCCCCTGCCCATGTCCACTTGTCCAGCATAGCCTCGGGCATGATCATTACATGTGCTTGCAGGCTCGCTAGCCCGGATCGTCTGTTCATGGCCTGATCTTATGAGCATCCAGTTTGCACATGTATAACACGCCCATGGTTCGCATGCTCAATCCGCTTGCTCTCGCAGGAGTTGCGCAAGAACAGGGGCGAACATGGCCCGTGGACTGTGCGACCGACATCGATCCTTATAGTTTACCCGTCCATGCCTAACACTTGTATGTGCACAAGCTCCCCCGCTCATGATTTCCCGAACCCTGCTAATTCCTACTATTCTTAAAAAGCCAAAATCGTACATTGTCGTGCTCATTCCCCTTGGCAATACGATAATCCAAGAGTGGTAAAATGGCTTTGTTCAACTCGTGTGGTCCTTCTAAGCATCGACCCGTCGTTCTGAAATGATTTATTTTCGTTATTGATTGCCTTGTAATATAATAAGGCCGTCCAAAGCCcatggaaaaattactaaaaatagtCCTATTTTTACTTTAGGATTCTAATTCAATTTGAGTACTTAAGCTTTTTACGATTTGCCCATATAGTCTTTCCACCAAAAAGGCTGAAATACAAGTACTGatgtatataatttttttttaattctttttcaaattttctgaaattttatgattctgttattttttatttgtttttctttctttcttttccctttctttctacCAAGTCTggcgagggccggcaaccctcaCCTGCCACTAGGCTAGGGCTGTGAAGAACTAATCTAGTAATCTTTGCAAGCatgcgtttctttttttttttttttttacaaaaaatcatTACAGGCAAGATATCTTAAAGGCATAGAACTGATTCGGCTACTCAACTTGGTAATTGGACCATTGAATCAAAAACTAATCACCATAGTCTAGAAAATAAGCTATGCTTCCACGGTGATCTTAAGGTCTTAATAAAGTGAAGGAAGGAGCCAAATATCGGAAACATATGTGTAGAACGGCTCTTAAAGACTACCAAAATTAGATCCTAGCTCGGTgtcaaaattatcaaatttcCCGACAATCAATGTCAACCTGGGTGCTCGACACAGTTTACGGTCGCGCCCGGACACATCGCACCAACGACAAGAAGTAGGAGTCGAATCTTTGGATCGAATGCTCGCTAGATCAAGTCGCTTCGACAGAACTTGGGTAAGGACGTCTAACGTCAGATTGACATTAGCAAAAGGACACTTAGAGTGTCGATATTTATGTACGATATTCACtttaatatcaattttttttttttatcatttaagcaCCAGATCGGAAAAAATACGATAATTTAAGTATCAATTCCGGCGAAATAAtacatgtggcatttttttaattaatttcttaatattatgtggatttttttaaagtctGTTCACATGGACGCtacgtggacttttaaactaaaaattcaattaattttttttaaaaaataaaagtaaatagaaaaacaacttaaaaaattgttaaaaaaattgtagttgCAGAAGCAAGGGTTgtaagccctcgccgccgcagCCCACCATCATAGGCAGGCAATGGGTGGGGGAGTGCTTAGGGGAGTCGCCGAGTCCTAGCAACCCATGCCGAGGCCTAGCCATGGCTAGACGAGGCCTTGTAGACCCCAAGAACGGTGGGTGGCAATTCGAGACTTGCCTAGATTTGGGTGACGTCGAGCCTCACCGTGGGGTCGACTAGCCATGGCCGGGCCTCATCGACCCTTGGCGAGGCCTCGGCAGGGGTCGGCGACCCCCCTAGGCACTCATCGGCTGATCACCGACCGACGATGGTGGGCGACGGTGGCCCTCGCCGTTGCAACTTaactttatgattttttttttaaatgttttggttttttctactttttttttgtttatttttacttttttaagtatttcatggattttttttattgatttttaatttttttttgcttactaGGATGTTCTTTTGAGCCGAGCCCTCACCGTTGCAACTTaactttatgattttttttttattttttagcttatttttagttttttagtttttttttacttattttttaatattacgtggatttttttattgatttttaatttttttttgttgactaggATGTTTTGGCGAGCCACGTAGATGCCCTGTCAAATTTCTAGCAAAATTCACCGGAGTTGACactaaaataaccatttttaaaaaaaatggcacttaagtaatcaaatATACATACACACTAAAGTAAGCGTTGTACGCAAATATTGGTATTCTTAGTGTCCTTTTTCCGATTGACATTGCTAAACCCAGCTTTAAGTTGAAACCATTAAAAGATACATTTAGGCttgtttgttttgtggaaaatgaatgatctagaaaatattttcctaaaaaatgatcacttatttctcttacgaaaatgaatgaacaaatttttttcactatccatgaaaatatttagacatagtTTGTTGTTAGTAATGAATATATTTTGCACTaccaaattatttcaaatatttttgagatcatttattttccacgaaacaaatggagtctccTAATTATCTACCTTGATTCCGTATATTTCTCGGGATTGTGCATCATCTTCCTATGATTGTGCAAATCCTCCATTGCTCCTGATTGttgattgattatattaatatattatattAGGAAGGAGACACTATAGCAGAGAGGCGACGttttgggaaagaaagaagggtgAGGCATGACTACGTGAGacgtgagagagaaagaggccaTGGGAAGAAAGtttgggaaagaaagaaggaagtaTTAGATTTACGgttatgtttaaatttttttaaaaaaactaaaatcgaTCGGTCCATGCCGGGCGGTCCGATCCGATCTTGTACCCTTGGAACAGAGAACGGACCGTCcagtcaccggttccaattttaaggatCGGAAACCGGACCACCGCCTTCTGGAATCGAGAATCGGAGTACCGGTCTGATCTAGTCCTAGTAGTTCCCCGTCCGATCGGTCCGATTTGCTTACCCCTAGTGAATATACCTTCACGACCTTGTTGTATCCTTTTTTGTCACTCATCTTTGCTCCGCGTCTTTTTTCTCGTCTATTTGGGTGTTGCTCGAATTGCCAGAGAGTTTCTAGTAGGAA contains:
- the LOC115727439 gene encoding malate dehydrogenase; translated protein: MAKEPVRVLVTGAAGQIGYALVPMIARGVMLGPDQPVILHMLDIPPAAEALNGVKMELVDAAFPLLKGVVATTDVVEACTGVSVAIMVGGFPRKEGMERKDVMTKNVSIYKSQASALEKHAAANCKVVVVANPANTNALILKEYAPSIPEKNITCLTRLDHNRALGQIAERLKVQVSEVKNAIIWGNHSSTQYPDVNHATVNTPSGEKPVRELIKDDAWLNGEFIATVQQRGAAIIKARKLSSALSAASGACDHIRDWVLGTPEGTWVSMGVYSDGSYNVPAGLIYSFPVTCCNGEWTIVKGLPIDEFSRKKMDATAEELTEEKALAYSCLS